From Bacillus sp. FSL K6-3431, the proteins below share one genomic window:
- a CDS encoding zinc-dependent alcohol dehydrogenase yields MVRKMTVPPLELVNSDGPGTQMCAVVDQVGKISIRRARIPEPAEGEVRVKVKWVGICGSDVEVFRGAREPEFISYPTRLGHEVAGVIDKVGKNVGGIKVGDHVSLRYVWGAFAEYVCCSPFSIKVLPKDFPLIEGSLIEVLPGILHAAELGEISPNKSVLIMGQGVSGLVMTQVISLFSPRNLVVTDLFDEKLELAKKYGATHTYKIPSPNIRTMDILGDDFPDGFDVVIPCLLEGDGMIDAIDATAQNGKIVMYGCIGTSQKPIDFFKIHKKRLDILSTEPKRDIDNRRYFEEGLRLVLDGLVNTSEMITHRLPLADVASAFKLRNEHKGDTVHVMIDCEVNEKKDLGGL; encoded by the coding sequence ATGGTAAGAAAAATGACAGTTCCGCCATTAGAGTTAGTAAATAGTGATGGACCTGGAACACAAATGTGTGCGGTTGTTGATCAGGTCGGAAAAATATCGATAAGGAGAGCGCGTATTCCAGAGCCAGCTGAAGGGGAAGTAAGGGTCAAAGTAAAGTGGGTTGGTATTTGCGGCAGTGATGTTGAAGTGTTTCGGGGTGCCAGAGAGCCGGAGTTTATCTCTTATCCAACTCGTCTTGGGCATGAAGTTGCCGGTGTGATCGATAAAGTAGGAAAAAACGTAGGTGGTATTAAGGTAGGAGACCATGTTTCTTTAAGGTATGTATGGGGAGCATTTGCAGAGTATGTGTGTTGTTCGCCATTCTCGATTAAAGTTCTTCCGAAAGATTTTCCATTGATTGAGGGATCTTTGATTGAGGTGTTGCCAGGTATACTCCATGCTGCGGAACTTGGAGAGATTTCACCTAACAAAAGTGTTTTAATCATGGGTCAGGGAGTAAGCGGCCTAGTTATGACGCAAGTAATTAGTTTATTTAGTCCGCGTAATCTTGTAGTTACGGACCTGTTTGATGAAAAGCTTGAGCTAGCTAAGAAATATGGTGCGACACACACATATAAAATACCTTCACCAAATATTAGGACGATGGATATTTTAGGTGATGATTTTCCGGACGGTTTTGATGTCGTCATTCCATGCTTGCTCGAAGGTGACGGTATGATTGATGCAATTGATGCGACTGCGCAAAACGGGAAAATAGTCATGTACGGCTGTATCGGAACCAGCCAAAAACCGATTGACTTTTTTAAAATTCATAAAAAAAGGTTAGATATATTATCCACAGAGCCAAAAAGAGATATTGACAACCGCCGATATTTCGAGGAAGGTTTGCGGTTAGTATTAGACGGACTTGTCAACACAAGCGAAATGATTACACATAGACTTCCACTTGCTGATGTTGCTTCCGCATTTAAACTACGAAATGAACATAAAGGTGATACGGTTCATGTAATGATTGATTGTGAAGTCAATGAAAAGAAAGATTTGGGGGGCTTATAA